The following nucleotide sequence is from Paenibacillus andongensis.
ACAGCAACCCGAATGTTCAGCATATGGCAACTCGAGATGAGGTACTTACTTATCTGATTCAGCATGTGCAGCCTGGTGACTTGGTGTTAACCATGGGAGCGGGCGACATCTGGAAAACAGCGGATGGTTTAGCCAAATCGCTGCGTAAAAAGTACGAAGCGAATAGTTAGAAGAAAGATCGCTGCAAGCCAAATGGCTGGAGGCGGTCTTTTTTTGCTGAAAGAAACATAATGGGGTTCTCTCAATCATAATCTAGTAACAGAAGATTTGGACAAGACGACGCGGCGCTATGCCCGTTTCCAAATAAATATTACGAGGAGTGATTGAGAGATGAATAAGAATAAAGCAAGAATAACCTACCGTTTCGATCCACAAGAAAGGTCGGAATCGACCCGTAGAGCATCGCGCGTACCTGATCAAGAGGAGAAAGTGATACCACTCTATCAGGAAGAGTTTAAGGTTATAGATTCTACGATTGACCGTCATACTTCGGATGAGGTGACTCCTTATCATCAAGCGGAGAGGGAGCAAGTCGAACAAATCTTTGAACCTCATGCTTTAAATACGTTCACGACGGATTTTGGAAGCTGGAACAGTCAGATTGAATCAGAAGGTGAGCGAGTGGAACGGATCATTCGTGAGTCACAGGCGGCCCGAGAGAATCCAACGGTAAGAAATCCGTCAACAGAGAGAGCTGAGCCTACTTCTGACCGACATCGGGATGAGTGGTCAACCTGGACGTCTAAGGAGCCGTATACGGAAGCGGGGACAGGTGCCAGATACGCGAAATCAACGAGTACTCCTTGGATTCGAATTGCTACATCAGTGGCAGGAGCGGTGGTGACGGGGATTGCGTTTGGATTCTTTGTTCTCTCCATGTTTTCAAGCGATCGTGATACCAAAGATACGGCATCGAGTAATCATACGATTACAGTTGCTTCACCTAATGTACAAGCAGCAGTTCCATCGAAAGCGCCAACAGGAGCAACTAAAACGACGACAGATCAAGCATCCTCCCTTCCTGCTTCAGCCTCAGCGGTCACAGCGGTTCAAATTCCTGCGAAATCCTATACTTTCCTTCAAAATGGTGTGTTTAGTAATTTACAGGGAGCTCAAGCTATCCAAGATACCTTGAAGAAGAAAGGACTAGCCACTGCGCTTGACACCACAGATAAGCTAACCGTATTCGTCGGATTTGCCAAAAACCGAGATGACGCTCTCGCTCTAAGAGAACAAGTGCAAACAACGGATAAAACCATTGAAGTTTATATGAAAAATATGGATATCCCTGCGGCCACAGGAATTCGTTGGAGCGGTTCAAAACCGGAGTCGGTTCCAACCTTCATTAGCGAAGGTGATAAACTGGTGAATACGATCAATGGATTGGCGCTTGTTCATTTGGCTGAGACGAAGCCAACCCCGCTGGCTGAAACATCGTTGCAATCGATTCGCTCTTCGCATCAGCTGCTTACGACATTGTCGGCCTCGCTAGGCGAGGGGCTAGGTGATGACACGAAGTCATTCGTGCAAAAAATGACAACGTCGATCAACAGTGCGGTTCAATCCATGGAAGAATACAAGAAGAGTCCTTCCACTGCTATGCTATGGCAAGCTCAATCGTCCATGATGCAGTACATTATTGCTCAGAGAGAGCTGCTAAAGAAAATCAGCGTATCTTAATGAAAAAGCAGTGTGCCCAAAACTCTCAGGAGTTTGAACACACTGCTTTTTATTTGTAGTAGCGATTGAGCATGGCAGCAATCTCTGCACGGGTAATCGTTTGACTTGGTTTAAATTCGGTATCCGTTATACCATCAATGATGCCCTTATTTCTAAGTGCATAAATGGCCTTAGCACTCCATAATGCTTCAGGTACATCGTTGAATGATGCGGAAGACTCTGTTGCCGGAACGGGCTGGCTATTCGTTGTTATAGACGACATTTGCAAAAGGCGATCGAAAAGAAAAGCGACTTCGCCTCGCGTGATCGATTGATTGGGTCTAATCGTTCCATCGGAGTAGCCCTGTAAGAGGTTTAAGTTTTTGGCTTTGGCAAATACAGGGTTTGCCCAATGAGATGACGGCAAGTCTATGTAACTTTGCTCAGCGGCAGATTGGCAGCCATAAACGCTGGATGTCACAGTTCCGCTCGGCTCACAGACGGCTTTCAACTTGCTGAATGTAAATACCCGATCCATTAATGTGAGAAATTCCGCTCTTGTTAAAGCACGATCCGGTTCATAACGATTAGCTATGCCTTCGATGATCCCTTTATTTTTCATCCGCAAAATCGCTTCTCTGGCCCAATGACCAAGTGAATCTGTGAACAATGGCGGTGTGTAGGCAGCAATACCATCCGCAATACCTGCAGCCATTTTAGACCGAACAGAGTCACTTGCAAGCAAAGCTGCGTCGCTTGTTTGGTTAAGAAAGGCTGTCTCCACGAGAATACTCGGAATTGTTCCCATTCTGGCTACATAAACGGCACTTGGAATGAGACCTAAGTTTTTGGTGCCGGCTGCAGCTAGTAGAGAATCCAAAACATGCTGTGCGAGGTCTTTACTATACGGAGTTAATTTTTTCATCGTTTCACTTGCTGGATAGTCTTCTTGCGGATAATCATTGTCGTAGTAGAGAACCATAGTTCCCTTCGTTTTGCCGTCCGGATGCGAATTGGCGTGGATAGATACGAATAAATCCGCTTTTTGAGCATTTGTGAATTCGACTCGCTGCGCAAGTGACCAATAGGAGTCATCTGTTCTTGTTAAGACGACTTCGTAACCTTTTGCGACGAGCTCGTCCCGTACCTTCTGGGTGATGTCCCAATTGACATCTTTTTCAAGCAACCCGTTTATACCGGTCGCTCCAGGATCACTACCACCATGTCCGGCATCGAGGACAACTTTGTAAGCGAAGGCTTGATAAGGAAATGCAAATGTAAGGAATAAGGATAAAAGGATAAGTCTTTTAAGTAGAGTCATAAGTTGAAATCCCTCCGCTAACTATCTTACTAGGATCGGCTTACGTTGTAAGCTGGTAAGAAACGCCACCCTATCCTATTTTTACTTGGAAAAAAGAAGAGTCTACCCGTATAATAGGGCTTGTACATAAAGAGAGGATGACAGGAATGAAAAAAGGTACCTTCACATTGATCGTATTTTTAATCGTCGGCTTAATTACCGGGATTATCATAGGCCAGCTGCTGGCTGCAGTGCCTGCTCTCGCATTTTTGACCAAATCGGCACAAATTTCATGGGAGCCCAAAGCTGATTTACAAGTCGTGAAATATGAGTTCCATCTTTTGGTGAAACTAAACCTGTGCAGTATTCTTGGATTAGTAGGGGCGTACCTCCTGTATCGTAAGGTGTAACTGGATTGCATTAAGAAAACCATAGTAAATAACAATCAGCTAGGAGTTGTTTCTTTTGAGTCATTCCCCTAAACAAAGACTTATTCTTGCTTCGTCTTCGCCGCGGAGGCAGGAACTCATTCAATCACTTGGTTTACCCTATATCATTCGAGTGAGTGACGCAGATGAGACCGTCGAAGAAAAAATATCGCCATCTGAACTCGTAGAAGTGCTCTCTTTGCGTAAAGCTTCAACTGTTCTAGAAATGCTTGAAGCTAGTGAAAAAGAAGGAATCATCATCGGATCGGACACCGTCGTTGTCTATCAAGATGAAGTTTTGGGTAAACCGGTGGATGAACAGGATTCTTTCCGGATGCTTAAAGCACTGCAAGGCAGTACGCATCAGGTTTATAGTGGAGTTGCTTGTGTGGACGCGGCTACAGGTAAGCAGGTTGTCTCTCATCGTGTGACTCATGTGAAGATGAAGATTATGTCTGACGCACAAATTCATCGTTATATCGCCACTGGAGAACCTAAGGATAAAGCAGGTTCCTATGCGATTCAAGGGATCGGAGCAACGATCGTGGAATCGATTGAAGGTGATTACTTTACCGTTGTTGGATTGCCGCTTTCTCTACTCAGTGATCTGCTGCTAAGCTTTGAAATTCAAGTTCTATAATCACTTGATCCTAGCTGGAAATTATGTCTAAAGTAGGACGCATACATTGACTGTGTAATCTGTAACGGTTACAATGACAGTAAGCGACATGACTTCGCATTCTTCTGGGAGGTATTTGGCCATGAACAGCGAATTTACAATAGCCGTCCACAGTCTCGTATTTCTGGCTCATTTGCCCGATCATATGGCAACCAGTGAAGAAATTGCTGCGAATGTATCCACCCATTCTGCTCGTATACGTAAAGTTATGGGCTTTCTACGAAAAGCAGGTTACGTTTCTACGAAAGAAGGGATCGGTGGCGGATTCATACTTAGCTGCAATCCGGACGAGGTGACACTCGGCGAAATTTACCGACTAACTTGTCATGGTTCCTTGAAACCGAGCTGGTGCTCTGGTGATGAGAATAAGACCTGCGTCATTTCATCTAAAATGGATTTTTTGATGGGGAAGGTTTTCATTGACGCAGAGAAGCAGATGGAAATATACTTTGATGGACATACCATCGGCAGTATGCTGGAACAAATCAGAGCATTCGAGTGTCCACAATCGAATAAAGAGCAATTGTCCTAGAAGCCCTCGGATCTTACAAATCCGCGGGCTTTATTTTTGTTTTATGGGCACTTATCCGAATGAATGGGATGCGAATAAGTAACACAACCTACATAATGAAAGAGGGGAATTCATGGAAGTCACAAGCTTGATGCTACGAGAAGTACCACAGGAGGAAAGACCTAGAGAGCGAATGCTCCAATACGGAGCAGGTGCATTAAGTCATGCAGAACTCCTGGCCATTTTACTTCGAACAGGGACGGTGTCGGAGTCTGCGCTGAGGCTAGCAGGTCGTATATTAAGTGAAAGCGGCGGGCTGCGCAGCCTTGTTGACATGAGCAAAGACCAGCTTACCCAAATCAAAGGAATCGGCGATGCGAAGGCTTTGCAAATTCAAGCTGGGATCGAGCTTGGTCGAAGATTGGCCAAGAGTACATTTGCGGAGCGAGTTATTATTCGTTCTCCCAAGGATATTGCAGATTTAGTGAGTGAAGATCTTCGCTATTTGCAGAAGGAACATTTCGTTTGCTTATTTCTCAATACAAAGAACCATTTGCTTGCGCAGGAAACATTATCGATGGGCAGCCTCAACGCATCTATTGTTCATCCTCGCGAAGTGTTTCGTGCGGCAATCAAACGCAGCAGTGCTTCGATCATCTGTGTGCACAATCATCCAAGCGGTGATCCAACGCCAAGTCCGGAGGATATACAGCTCACTCATCGGCTAATGGAAGCGGGAACTATAATTGGTATTGAAGTGCTTGATCATGTTATCATTGGTGATCAGAGATTCATAAGTTTGAAGGAACAAGGCTTTATGTAATATAATAGATATCGCAATAGGAAAGGAGCAACTACCATGTTCGGTGGTTTTACCAAAGATTTAGGAATTGATTTAGGTACAGCGAATACACTGGTTTATGTAAAAGGCAGAGGAATTGTCGTTAGGGAGCCGTCCGTGGTTGCTCTACGTACTGATACAAAAACAATCGAGGCTGTCGGAGATGCCGCTAAAAAAATGATCGGTCGTACACCAGGAAACATTCGCGCAATTCGTCCAATGAAGGATGGGGTAATTGCTGATTTTGAGACGACCGCTACGATGATTCGCTACTTCTTAAGACAAGCACAGAAGCAGCGTTGGTTATTCGCGCGCCACCCGAATGTCATGGTTTGTGTGCCTTCAGGCATCACAGCTGTTGAGAAGCGTGCTGTTGAGGATGCGACGAAACAGGCTGGAGCTCGCGAAGCTTACACCATTGAAGAGCCTTTCGCAGCAGCGATCGGTGCTGATCTTCCTGTCTGGGAACCAACAGGAAGCATGGTTGTCGACATTGGCGGGGGAACAACGGAGGTTGCTGTCATCTCGCTTGGAGGGATTGTAACAAGCCGTTCCATCCGTATCGCCGGCGATGAAATGGACGAAGCCATCATTCAATACATTAAACGAACGTATAATTTGATGATCGGGGAACGTACATCCGAAACGCTTAAGATGGAAATCGGATCGGCACTTCCAATGGACGAGCCGGAGTCCCTCGAAATACGAGGACGGGATCTTGTTTCCGGCTTACCCAAAACGCTAAGTGTTACATCGCATGAAATTACGGAATCATTAACGGACACAGTGAATGCGATCGTTGACGCTGTGAAGGTTACTCTCGAGAAATGCCCGCCTGAATTATCAGCGGATATTATGGATCGCGGAATTGTACTGACGGGTGGCGGCGGATTACTTCGTAATCTTGACCGACTGCTTGCCAGAGAAACCGGAATGCCAGTACTCGTTGCTGATAATCCGTTAGATTGTGTGGCGATTGGAACGGGTCGCGCATTGGAAAATATCCATTTGTTCAAGAGTAGATCAGGATCCAGTTCGAGATATAAGCGTTAATATTCGTTAGAAGGTGCTAATTTGTTTAAATTTATGGGCAACAAGAGGCTGATTTTTCTGATGTTCGGTCTAGTCTGCTTCTTTATATTGATGGGACTGACACTTGGGAACCGGGGACCTATGACATGGCCGGAGAAATTTGTCAAAGACTCGGTATCATGGACGCAAGGACTACTCTACAAGCCCGCTGCGCAGGTAGCGGGTTTCTTCGAAGATATCCGGCAGCTAAGAGTCATCTACGAGGAAAATAAGACGTTGAAACTGACGCTTACGCAGTATGCACGAGATACACAGCGTTTGAATGAGCTAGAATCACAAAACAAGCGATTAATGGAGGCCCTTGGCTTCACAGAAAGACAGCGTCAGGCTAACGTATATACGTATCGCATTGCTGAGGTCGTAACCATTGATCCGGATCCGTATAATAGCACGGTTACCATTAATTTAGGCGACAAAGATGGCATCAAGGAGAATATGGCCGTCATGACCGTAGATGGGTTGATCGGCAGGGTGAGTAAGGTGTTTGGTTTTCACTCTAATGTTCAATTACTCACGGAAACCAATGACACCGATAATAACTCTAAGGCTATTGCTGTCACTGTGAAGGGGAATGAGAGTCAACCCTTCGGTATGATCGAGTCTTATGACTCCAAAACAGGCGAGCTTGTGATGAACAAGGTTGAACATGCGGACGATATGAAGATCGGGGAAACGATCATTACATCCGGCATGGGGCAAGTATTTCCTAAGGGCATTGAGGTAGGGACAATCTCTTCCATAGGTCCAGGGGAATTCGGCATTACATACAAGGTTATGGTGAAGCCCAAAGCTTCGTTCAATCGTATCCGAGAAGTGTTTGTTGTCGAAGTCCCGGAAGTGAAATGAGGTGAGCCGTTAAGTGATTCGACATCTATTGTGGCTCATTCTACTCGGTTTGTTTATCCTGCAAGGAACTTTGCTTGTTTGGCTGATCCCTTCATCATGGCAATCTAGCGTTAATGTTACACCCCATTTAACACTTGTTTTCATATTGTTTATCGGACTTTTTCATCATCGTCATACCGCATTAATTTATGGGCTTTTGTTCGGACTATTGCACGACTTTAACTATTATGGATCGATGCTAGGTGTATATTCCTTCGGTATGGGGCTTACTGGTTATTTGGCCGGACTGGCACAGCGAAGGCAGCCTAATTTGATTTTTTATAATTTACTCATAACTGGCGTTGGTTTGCTCTTGTTTGAGTTTATTAATTATGGAATTAATCGGTTGTTCAAGCTCATTGATATTGATTTGAAGTTTGCTCTCACCCACTACATGCTTCCGAGTGTTCTATTTAATCTGCTCATCGCCTTGATTTGCTACGTTCCTATCCGCAAGCTGCTTGAAGGAAAGCGGATTGTGCCGTCCGGAAACGAAGATTAATTTTCCAGGCTCTAGGCAGGAGAATTCAGGACATGAACCGAAATGTATAGGTTGGGAGGTCGTAGCGCAATTATGTCCGTAACAAAGCACCATGTGATGATAAAAGGGGTCAAGGATGGCCTTGTTTTTTTGCTAAATGACGCATGCGAATGGCAAGATTTACTGCAAGAGCTGCAGCACAAGCTTGAGAAAACGCATCAACAAATATTGACTGGACCGATTATTCATGTGCACGTTAAATTAGGCAGCCGAGAAGCGACCGAAGAACAGAAGGAAGAAATTCGGTCCGTCATCCGGCAAAAAGGCAACCTGCTTATCCAATCGATCGAAAGTGAGTCGCCTAAAGAGGAAGCTGCAGAAGAGTCTGCGGTTTCTATGACAACGCTCAAAGGAATGATTCGGTCGGGACAAACCCTACACAACGAGGGTGATTTATTATATTTAGGCGATGTTAATCCTGGCGGAACCATTACCTCTACAGGGAACATTTATATAATGGGATCACTTCGCGGCATGGCGCATGCAGGGGTAGATGGCGATGAGAATGCGATTATTGCTGCTTCTCATATGCGTCCCACGCAGCTTAGGATTGCCGGAATTATTAGTCGTCCACCGGATGAATGGGGAATCGATGAGGCTTTCATGGAATTTGCCTATGTAAAAGAAGGTAAAATGGAAATCGATAAGCTGCACCAGCTTCATCGTATCTGGCCGGAATCGAATGTAAAATAATCATTTGTAATTGTAAAAATAGCGTGTGGGGTGAGGAAATATGGGAGAGGCAATCGTCGTCACTTCAGGAAAAGGTGGCGTTGGTAAGACAACGACATCTGCGAATCTTGGAACGGCACTAGCGCTTTTAGGGAAAAAAGTTTGTATGGTAGATACCGACATTGGTCTGCGCAATCTGGATGTGGTCATGGGTCTGGAAAACCGTATTATTTATGATCTTGTGGATGTTGCAGAAGGCCGCTGCCGTTTGCCGCAAGCATTGATTAAGGATAAGCGCTTTGATGAGCTTTATCTTTTGCCAGCTGCTCAAACGAAGGATAAGCATGCCGTATCCCCAGAGCAAGTAAGAGATATTATCTTGGAGCTCAAAAAAGATTTCGAATTTGTCATAATTGACTGTCCAGCTGGCATCGAACAAGGCTTTAAGAATGCCGTAGCCGGTGCAGACAAAGCGATCGTTGTTACTACACCGGAAAATGCGGCTGTACGTGATGCTGATCGCATTATCGGTTTGCTGGAGAATGAGAAAATTTCCTCACCTAAGTTAGTCATTAACCGCATTCGTCCCATGATGATGAAGAAAGGTGAGATGCTGGACATTGATGAAATA
It contains:
- the mreD gene encoding rod shape-determining protein MreD; amino-acid sequence: MIRHLLWLILLGLFILQGTLLVWLIPSSWQSSVNVTPHLTLVFILFIGLFHHRHTALIYGLLFGLLHDFNYYGSMLGVYSFGMGLTGYLAGLAQRRQPNLIFYNLLITGVGLLLFEFINYGINRLFKLIDIDLKFALTHYMLPSVLFNLLIALICYVPIRKLLEGKRIVPSGNED
- the mreC gene encoding rod shape-determining protein MreC, encoding MFKFMGNKRLIFLMFGLVCFFILMGLTLGNRGPMTWPEKFVKDSVSWTQGLLYKPAAQVAGFFEDIRQLRVIYEENKTLKLTLTQYARDTQRLNELESQNKRLMEALGFTERQRQANVYTYRIAEVVTIDPDPYNSTVTINLGDKDGIKENMAVMTVDGLIGRVSKVFGFHSNVQLLTETNDTDNNSKAIAVTVKGNESQPFGMIESYDSKTGELVMNKVEHADDMKIGETIITSGMGQVFPKGIEVGTISSIGPGEFGITYKVMVKPKASFNRIREVFVVEVPEVK
- a CDS encoding DUF4321 domain-containing protein, with product MKKGTFTLIVFLIVGLITGIIIGQLLAAVPALAFLTKSAQISWEPKADLQVVKYEFHLLVKLNLCSILGLVGAYLLYRKV
- the minC gene encoding septum site-determining protein MinC translates to MSVTKHHVMIKGVKDGLVFLLNDACEWQDLLQELQHKLEKTHQQILTGPIIHVHVKLGSREATEEQKEEIRSVIRQKGNLLIQSIESESPKEEAAEESAVSMTTLKGMIRSGQTLHNEGDLLYLGDVNPGGTITSTGNIYIMGSLRGMAHAGVDGDENAIIAASHMRPTQLRIAGIISRPPDEWGIDEAFMEFAYVKEGKMEIDKLHQLHRIWPESNVK
- a CDS encoding N-acetylmuramoyl-L-alanine amidase, coding for MTLLKRLILLSLFLTFAFPYQAFAYKVVLDAGHGGSDPGATGINGLLEKDVNWDITQKVRDELVAKGYEVVLTRTDDSYWSLAQRVEFTNAQKADLFVSIHANSHPDGKTKGTMVLYYDNDYPQEDYPASETMKKLTPYSKDLAQHVLDSLLAAAGTKNLGLIPSAVYVARMGTIPSILVETAFLNQTSDAALLASDSVRSKMAAGIADGIAAYTPPLFTDSLGHWAREAILRMKNKGIIEGIANRYEPDRALTRAEFLTLMDRVFTFSKLKAVCEPSGTVTSSVYGCQSAAEQSYIDLPSSHWANPVFAKAKNLNLLQGYSDGTIRPNQSITRGEVAFLFDRLLQMSSITTNSQPVPATESSASFNDVPEALWSAKAIYALRNKGIIDGITDTEFKPSQTITRAEIAAMLNRYYK
- a CDS encoding Maf family protein; the encoded protein is MSHSPKQRLILASSSPRRQELIQSLGLPYIIRVSDADETVEEKISPSELVEVLSLRKASTVLEMLEASEKEGIIIGSDTVVVYQDEVLGKPVDEQDSFRMLKALQGSTHQVYSGVACVDAATGKQVVSHRVTHVKMKIMSDAQIHRYIATGEPKDKAGSYAIQGIGATIVESIEGDYFTVVGLPLSLLSDLLLSFEIQVL
- a CDS encoding rod shape-determining protein, yielding MFGGFTKDLGIDLGTANTLVYVKGRGIVVREPSVVALRTDTKTIEAVGDAAKKMIGRTPGNIRAIRPMKDGVIADFETTATMIRYFLRQAQKQRWLFARHPNVMVCVPSGITAVEKRAVEDATKQAGAREAYTIEEPFAAAIGADLPVWEPTGSMVVDIGGGTTEVAVISLGGIVTSRSIRIAGDEMDEAIIQYIKRTYNLMIGERTSETLKMEIGSALPMDEPESLEIRGRDLVSGLPKTLSVTSHEITESLTDTVNAIVDAVKVTLEKCPPELSADIMDRGIVLTGGGGLLRNLDRLLARETGMPVLVADNPLDCVAIGTGRALENIHLFKSRSGSSSRYKR
- the minD gene encoding septum site-determining protein MinD, producing MGEAIVVTSGKGGVGKTTTSANLGTALALLGKKVCMVDTDIGLRNLDVVMGLENRIIYDLVDVAEGRCRLPQALIKDKRFDELYLLPAAQTKDKHAVSPEQVRDIILELKKDFEFVIIDCPAGIEQGFKNAVAGADKAIVVTTPENAAVRDADRIIGLLENEKISSPKLVINRIRPMMMKKGEMLDIDEICSVLAIDLLGIVPDDEHVIKAANLGEPTVMNPSSRAAIAYRNIARRILGDTVPLMQLEDKTGWVKRMKKFIGIG
- a CDS encoding RrF2 family transcriptional regulator yields the protein MNSEFTIAVHSLVFLAHLPDHMATSEEIAANVSTHSARIRKVMGFLRKAGYVSTKEGIGGGFILSCNPDEVTLGEIYRLTCHGSLKPSWCSGDENKTCVISSKMDFLMGKVFIDAEKQMEIYFDGHTIGSMLEQIRAFECPQSNKEQLS
- a CDS encoding SPOR domain-containing protein, with protein sequence MNKNKARITYRFDPQERSESTRRASRVPDQEEKVIPLYQEEFKVIDSTIDRHTSDEVTPYHQAEREQVEQIFEPHALNTFTTDFGSWNSQIESEGERVERIIRESQAARENPTVRNPSTERAEPTSDRHRDEWSTWTSKEPYTEAGTGARYAKSTSTPWIRIATSVAGAVVTGIAFGFFVLSMFSSDRDTKDTASSNHTITVASPNVQAAVPSKAPTGATKTTTDQASSLPASASAVTAVQIPAKSYTFLQNGVFSNLQGAQAIQDTLKKKGLATALDTTDKLTVFVGFAKNRDDALALREQVQTTDKTIEVYMKNMDIPAATGIRWSGSKPESVPTFISEGDKLVNTINGLALVHLAETKPTPLAETSLQSIRSSHQLLTTLSASLGEGLGDDTKSFVQKMTTSINSAVQSMEEYKKSPSTAMLWQAQSSMMQYIIAQRELLKKISVS
- the radC gene encoding RadC family protein, yielding MEVTSLMLREVPQEERPRERMLQYGAGALSHAELLAILLRTGTVSESALRLAGRILSESGGLRSLVDMSKDQLTQIKGIGDAKALQIQAGIELGRRLAKSTFAERVIIRSPKDIADLVSEDLRYLQKEHFVCLFLNTKNHLLAQETLSMGSLNASIVHPREVFRAAIKRSSASIICVHNHPSGDPTPSPEDIQLTHRLMEAGTIIGIEVLDHVIIGDQRFISLKEQGFM